The Periophthalmus magnuspinnatus isolate fPerMag1 chromosome 10, fPerMag1.2.pri, whole genome shotgun sequence genome segment TAGACTCCAGAATAGAGTAAGACACTTTGGCGTTTTCTCCAAAATCCAGGTCCGAGGCTGACACTGAGTACAGTATAGAGCCAGGGAGCCCGTTCTCTTTTAAATACACGTTATATGAGGACTGAGAGAAGACTGGAGGGTTGTCGTTCACATCTGAGATACTGACAGGGATAGTTTTCTtactggagagaggaggagagcccgaGTCTGTGGCTGTTATCTCTACATTATAAAATGGGAAACTCTCTCGGTCTAAAGAACCACTCGTGACAAGCGcgtaattattagaaaatgaagGTTTCAGACTAAAGGGCGACCCAACTGGTAACTTTAACACTACTTTGCCATTATCACCGGAGTCTAGGTCTCTGGCTCTGATTAAAGCTACTACAGTGCCTTTAGGAGCGTCCTCGCGTACTGGATTAGGGGTTGAAGTAAGAATGATTTCTGGAACATTGTCGTTTACGTCTATGACTCGGACCTGTACACGACAATGTCCCTCCATCTCAGGAACACCTTTATCTCTTGCTGTCACAGGCAAATCATAAACGGTACTGAGCTCATAGTCTAAATTTCCCGCTAAGGATAATTCACCCGTGTCTGAATTTATACTAAACAAAGTCAAatgtgtctctggtgtgtgcTCTGCAAAACTGTATTGAACTTGTCCATTGACGCCTTCATCAGCGTCTGTAGCTGCAACTGTAACAAGAACTGACCCTGGTGAGCTGTTTTCCGGAACAGTTATATTATACAGAGGCTTTTTAAAAACAGGGAAATTGTCATTATTATCAAGTACCGTAACGAATATTTTCATTACTCCACTTTTTGCAGGATTGCCTCCGTCTAATGCTGTCAGTAGTAATTCATGAACACCTTGTTTCTCTCGATCAAGCATTTTGTCTAAAACCAGCTCTGGAAGTGATGGTTGACCAGGCAACTCCTTCATTTTTAGACTAAAACATTCACTTTTACTTAGAGTGTAAGATTTCACAGTATTACTGCCTACATCCGGATCCTGAGCTGTTTCTAAAGGAAAACGCGCTCCTGCGACAGTCGACTCTGCTATTTTCAAAGACTTTTGCTGTGATAAAAACACGGGTGAATTATCATTAATATCTCGTATTTCTACTTCTATTCGATGGAGCTGCAGTGGATTTTCTGTCACGACCTGCAGAGGCAGCACGCAGCTGGCGCTTTGTCCACATAAAGCCTCTCTGTCTATTCTGTCGTTCACCACCAGCTCACCCTTCCCCGAGTCCACAGTGAAATACTGCTTCCCAGCCTCAGCAGCGACACGCAGCTTACGCTCAAAAATGTCTGTTAAATCCAAACCAAGATCTTTGGCGATATTTCCTACCACAGAGCCCTGCTTCAGTTCCTCTGGGATGCTGTAACGAGTCTGTGCGTGTGTCCAACTCCACAAGAGAAAGAAATAATGCCAACAGAGCGTCCGCCACGCCACAGCTCCACGACCCATCCTTTCTGTCATTAATGAATCCTTAACAAAATCCAGGTCGCATtgttggataatttcagtcagCCCATAACTCCTGCCATTGAAAAATAAGATCCAGTAAACCATATATTCTCAAGAAacattaatatttcaaaatggATATTTGCGAAGCAACGCATCTCTGCACTGAACAACACTGACGGGTATTATGGCTGTAA includes the following:
- the LOC117377463 gene encoding protocadherin gamma-C5-like, whose amino-acid sequence is MTERMGRGAVAWRTLCWHYFFLLWSWTHAQTRYSIPEELKQGSVVGNIAKDLGLDLTDIFERKLRVAAEAGKQYFTVDSGKGELVVNDRIDREALCGQSASCVLPLQVVTENPLQLHRIEVEIRDINDNSPVFLSQQKSLKIAESTVAGARFPLETAQDPDVGSNTVKSYTLSKSECFSLKMKELPGQPSLPELVLDKMLDREKQGVHELLLTALDGGNPAKSGVMKIFVTVLDNNDNFPVFKKPLYNITVPENSSPGSVLVTVAATDADEGVNGQVQYSFAEHTPETHLTLFSINSDTGELSLAGNLDYELSTVYDLPVTARDKGVPEMEGHCRVQVRVIDVNDNVPEIILTSTPNPVREDAPKGTVVALIRARDLDSGDNGKVVLKLPVGSPFSLKPSFSNNYALVTSGSLDRESFPFYNVEITATDSGSPPLSSKKTIPVSISDVNDNPPVFSQSSYNVYLKENGLPGSILYSVSASDLDFGENAKVSYSILESKVQDVSVSSYVYINSENGSIYSMHSFDYEKLKVFQIVVQAKDQGSPSLSSNTTVHVFILDQNDNAPAVIYPSSAGLGSLSLQRMPRSAKAGHLVTKVTAVDADSGHNAWISYKVAEATDASLFGVNQYTGEVRTKRGVAEQDDSSQRLLIEIRDDGEPVQSATVTVSILMEDGLHEPILDIRHKAAESGGKTGRLALYLILSLASVSVLSLVTFLILAVKCVRNSRGSASCCVRRSDCDDYKNPNRNLQIQLNTDGPIKYVEVLGGDMMSQSQSFRSCMSPMSEYSDFTLIKPSSTSDFKEVISVLDASLPDSTWTFESQQVST